The proteins below are encoded in one region of Vanessa tameamea isolate UH-Manoa-2023 chromosome Z, ilVanTame1 primary haplotype, whole genome shotgun sequence:
- the LOC113402257 gene encoding NADH-ubiquinone oxidoreductase subunit 8-like, translating to MLKFMRITKTINKTVVFIRGYCDPCEESPPSYQICPPSSSPTCSQLPTYYCCPRTKYDVNFIYVNDKPPSTALRDFVDRTAQTLFWTEIVRGFAVTLGHIFKEPATINYPFEKGPLSPRFRGEHALRRYPSGEERCIACKLCEAFCPAQAITIEAEERPDGSRRAIRYDIDLTKCIFCGYCQEACPVDAIVEGPNFEYSTETREELLYNKEKLLSNGDRWEPEIVSNLRDNHLYR from the exons ATGCTTAAGTTTATGCGCATAACTAAAACCATAAACAAAACTGTTGTTTTTATTCGGGGATATTGTGATCCATGTGAAGAATCTCCGCCGAGCTACCAAATATGCCCACCGTCCTCAAGTCCCACCTGCTCCCAGTTACCAACTTACTACTGCTGCCCAAGAACAAAATACGATGTTAACTTTATCTACGTAAATGATAAGCCACCGAGCACAGCGTTAAGGGACTTCGTTGATAGAACTGCACAAACTCTTTTTTGGACGGAAATTGTTAGAG gtTTTGCCGTGACGCTCGGACATATATTCAAAGAACCGGCGACGATTAACTATCCATTTGAAAAGGGACCGCTGTCACCTCGGTTTCGCGGCGAGCACGCACTTAGGAGGTATCCTTCGGGAGAGGAGAGATGTATCGCTTGCAAATTATGCGAAGCGTTCTGTCCAGCTCAAGCAATAACAATAGAAGCAGAAGAACGTCCTGATGGTTCCCGACGGGCCATCAGGTACGATATAGATCTTACCAAATGTATATTTTGCGGATACTGCCAAGAAGCCTGTCCAGTCGATGCAATAGTCGAAGGACCTAATTTCGAATATTCAACCGAAACACGCGaagaattattgtataataaagaaaaacttttaagCAATGGTGACCGCTGGGAGCCGGAGATTGTTAGCAATTTGAGAGATAATCATTTATATCgatag